From a region of the Arvicanthis niloticus isolate mArvNil1 chromosome 6, mArvNil1.pat.X, whole genome shotgun sequence genome:
- the Pgbd2 gene encoding LOW QUALITY PROTEIN: piggyBac transposable element-derived protein 2 (The sequence of the model RefSeq protein was modified relative to this genomic sequence to represent the inferred CDS: inserted 1 base in 1 codon; deleted 2 bases in 2 codons; substituted 2 bases at 2 genomic stop codons): MAQELKCVLGILILSGYISYPRRQMFWETAPDSHHCLVADSLRKDRFELIFSNLHFADNSELDESDRFTKVRPLTIHLNCNFQKHTPLEEFYSFGESIYEYFGHQGPKHLHSGKPVWLGYRIXCGPASRGYLVWFEPDRGLNVGTSMVVSCVDALQGGGCLPYHIFFDKVFTNVKLISILRERGVKVTGTVYEYRTERCPLKGPKELRKTKRGSFDYRVDESQEIIVCSWHNSHVINICSTVVGIEPVRLPSHHLGTAKAQAQVHQPSLVKLDQEKAREVDQMDQSITKYKVKIRGMKWYLSFISYIMNATLNNEWQLHRMCCQDRQVDDLLTFCRSMXYLESNADMSSQGRQSPLVETESCFNMIGHWIIHQDKRTQCALCHSQTNNPCDKCQKGVHAKCFREXHIPASSGYNDTTGRT; encoded by the exons ATGGCCCAGGAACTGAAGTGTGTTTTGGGCATCTTGATTTTAAGTGGGTACATCTCCTATCCAAGGAGGCAGATGTTTTGGGAGACAGCTCCTGACTCTCATCATTGCCTCGTGGCTGATTCTCTCAGAAAGGACAGATTTGAGCTGATCTTCTCCAACCTGCATTTTGCAGATAACAGTGAACTCGATGAAAGCGATAGGTTTACCAAGGTCAGGCCCCTCACCATCCATCTGAACTGTAACTTCCAGAAGCATACTCCCCTGGAAGAGTTCTACAGTTTTGGTGAATCCATCTATGAGTACTTTGGGCACCAGGGGCCTAAGCATCTGCACTCAGGGAAGCCAGTCTGGCTGGGCTACAGGATCTAGTGTGGGCCAGCCAGCAGAGGCTACCTGGTATGGTTTGAACCAGACAGAGGCTTGAATGTAGGGACCAGTATGGTAGTCAGCTGTGTGGATGCACTTCAA GGGGGTGGCTGCCTGCCATACCACATATTCTTTGACAAGGTCTTTACAAATGTCAAACTGATATCCATTTTGAGGGAAAGGGGAGTAAAAGTCACAGGAACTGTTTATGAGTACAGGACCGAGCGTTGTCCCCTCAAGGGTCCCAAAGAACTGAGGAAAACAAAAAGGGGCTCTTTTGACTACAGGGTGGATGAAAGCCAGGAGATCATTGTGTGCAGCTGGCACAACAGCCACGTGATAAACATCTGCTCCACTGTGGTGGGCATAGAGCCAGTCAGACTGCCCAGCCACCACCTGGGAACAGCCAAAGCTCAGGCACAGGTCCACCAGCCATCC TTGGTGAAGCTTGATCAGGAAAAAGCCAGAGAGGTTGACCAAATGGACCAGAGTATCACCAAGTATAAGGTAAAGATCCGGGGCATGAAGTGGTACCTGAGCTTCATCAGCTACATCATGAATGCAACCCTCAACAATGAGTGGCAACTGCACAGGATGTGCTGCCAGGACAGGCAGGTGGACGACCTGCTCACCTTCTGCAGGTCCA AGTATCTGGAGAGCAATGCAGACATGTCCTCACAGGGGAGGCAGAGTCCGCTGGTAGAAACTGAGAGCTGCTTCAATATGATTGGACACTGGATTATCCATCAGGACAAGAGGACCCAGTGTGCCCTCTGCCACTCACAAACCAACAACCCCTGTGACAAGTGTCAGAAAGGTGTTCATGCCAAGTGCTTCCGGGAGTAACATATCCCTGCTTCTTCAGGCTATAATGACACCACTGGGAGGACTTGA
- the LOC117711881 gene encoding immunity-related GTPase family M protein 2-like — protein sequence MEEEVGSPEDKQFSCFSDAVFIPKDSNTLSVEVINSIETAVAGGKVVEVVSIVKEIVRKVSRNTKKIAVTGDSGNGMSSFINALRLIGHDEEDSAPTGVVRTTQKPASYSSSHFPYVELWDLPGLGATAQSVESYLDEMQISTYDLIIIIASEQFSSNHVKLAKAMQRMRKKFYVVWTKLDRDLSTSALTESQLRQTIQKNIRENLQKDGVRVPPMFLVSVMEPESHDFPKLREMLPKDLVDVKYHGLSKTLYQTCENIINKKVESIKKIIDADNLQREFGISDPDNLLECRKVFQESFGVDDESLRQVALKMKKPDTHLKTSMESQGYHQDGGLLAWLYSSGTQLVSTGLNMACCIFSHRRNTQQKGILNETAGKAKNVLWKILEDSISHP from the coding sequence ATGGAAGAGGAAGTTGGGTCACCCGAGGATAAGCAATTTTCATGCTTCTCCGATGCTGTATTCATTCCCAAAGACAGCAATACTTTATCCGTAGAAGTCATTAACAGTATTGAGACGGCTGTGGCAGGAGGGAAAGTGGTGGAAGTGGTCTCTATAGTTAAGGAGATCGTACGGAAAGTATCCAGAAACACGAAGAAAATCGCTGTGACTGGGGACTCTGGCAATGGCATGTCATCTTTCATCAATGCCCTCAGGCTCATTGGACACGACGAGGAGGACTCAGCTCCCACTGGGGTGGTGAGGACCACCCAGAAACCAGCCTCTTACTCCTCTTCCCACTTTCCCTACGTGGAGCTGTGGGATCTGCCTGGCTTAGGGGCCACAGCCCAGAGTGTGGAGAGCTACCTGGATGAGATGCAGATCAGCACCTATgacctcatcatcatcatcgctTCTGAGCAGTTCAGCTCAAATCATGTGAAGCTGGCCAAAGCCATgcagaggatgagaaagaagtTCTATGTCGTCTGGACCAAGCTGGACAGGGACCTCAGCACGAGTGCCCTCACTGAATCCCAGCTACGGCAGACTATCCAAAAGAACATCAGGGAGAATCTCCAGAAGGATGGGGTGAGGGTACCCCCCATGTTCCTGGTATCTGTCATGGAGCCTGAATCTCACGACTTCCCAAAGCTTAGAGAGATGCTACCAAAAGACCTCGTTGACGTCAAGTACCATGGTCTCTCAAAAACCCTTTACCAAACCTGTGAGAATATTATTAATAAGAAAGTAGAATCCATTAAAAAGATAATAGATGCAGATAACCTACAAAGGGAGTTTGGAATCTCAGATCCAGATAACCTGCTAGAGTGTCGGAAAGTCTTCCAAGAAAGCTTTGGTGTGGATGACGAATCTCTCCGCCAGGTGGCTCTGAAAATGAAAAAGCCAGATACACATTTGAAGACTAGCATGGAATCTCAGGGGTACCATCAAGATGGCGGGTTATTGGCCTGGTTGTATAGCTCTGGAACACAGTTAGTCTCTACAGGTCTTAACATGGCATGCTGTATTTTCTCTCACAGAAGAAACACACAACAGAAAGGTATACTCAATGAAACTGCTGGCAAAGCCAAGAACGTTCTGTGGAAAATCCTTGAAGACTCCATTTCTCATCCTTAG